Genomic segment of Schistocerca nitens isolate TAMUIC-IGC-003100 chromosome 9, iqSchNite1.1, whole genome shotgun sequence:
agcctatcttcgatgttattcaatctgtatattgagcaaacagtgaaggaaacaaaagaaaaattcggagtaggtattaaaatccatggagaagaaataaaaactttgaggttcgccgatgacattgtaattctgtcagagacagcaaaggacttggaatagcagttgaatggaatggatggtgtcttgaagggaggatataagacgaacatcaacaaaagcaaaacgaggataatggaatgtagtcgaattaagtcgggtgatgttgagggtattagattaggaaatgagacacttaaagtagtaaaggagttttgctatttggggagcaaaataactgatgatggtcgaagtagagaggatataaaatgtagactagcaatgggaaggaaagcgtttctgaagaagagaaatttgttaacatcgagtattgatttaagtgttaggaagtcgtttctgaaagtatttgtatggagtgtagccttgtatggaagtgaaacatggactataaatagtttagacaagaagagaatagaagctttcgaaatgtggtgttacagaagaatgctgaaggttagatgcgtagatcatataactaatgaggtattgaataggattggggagaagagaagttagtggcacaacttgactagaagaagggatcggttggtaggacatgttctgaggcatcaagggatcaccaatttagtattggagggcagcgtggagggtaaaaatcgtagggggagaccaagagatgaatacaccaagcagattcagaaggatgtaggttgcagtaggtactgggagatgaagaagcttgcacaggatagagtagcatggagagctgcatgaaaccagtctcaggactgaagaccacaacaacaacaaccatacttATAACACTTTTATCTCATACTGAAAGCAATATATCAGTCAGGCAGATGCAATAATTCTCGATTTTcgagaagcatttgactcagttcttggtaagatttcaaagtggtgcagagactggcaacttacATCAAattatcagaaatttaaaattgtgcacttcacaaaaccctATGAAAATAACAGCAGTGAGTGACAGTTGGTAAAATCATAGGAAAGTCTGGGTGTAGCACTTAGTAGAGACATGAACTGGTGCGTGATACTATATATTGAGTGTAAGTGACAGAGGGCAGCAGAGGccattattttgtcagggatggtGGAAACGCCACTTTGTGGGCGGTGGGATGGGCTCTTTCCCTGGATCAGAAGGTGAGGTGTGAGTGAACcattggtggttccactaacaGTAATTTATTGAGACATAAGATCCTTTAAACAAACAGTATAATACGTGGTGTGCATAacgtccgggaacactttcaattatttattgcacaagaactaaacattgtacagatgtcatacatattgcattttgaagagaaactatgaaatttttttttataaacattccctatgcgaaccatgagtgacatgGCAGACGTCAATACtgcaatcgaattcttgccatatcccTCCCAGTCTGGCATCATCGACAGTGGCagccgcttcccgtattctctcccggagctctggtACATCACTtcgtagaggcagtacatacaccagatctttaatgtgtcatcACAGAAAAAAGTAACACTGAGGTCTGGTGATTGGggtggccatttcatgaaacagctgctcCATTCtatagcacggccgatccatcgatgcggcagctccgtgttcagatacccaggaacttcacgatgaaaatagggtggagccccatcctgctgaaaggtgaccggagagtccaattgcatttgaggcatgagccattgctgcaacatgtccaagtaggaatattcgGTGACAGTgatctcggcgaagaagaatggcccgtacagttttcgacgtgacaaggcacaaaaaaatttacctttggggaatcacactcaaattcaatgcattcgtgtggatgattCGTACCCGAGATTCGAAAATGATGTCTGTTCTCTTTCCATTagcgtgaaaagtggcttcgtcgctaaaaattaagcgaagaacaatgccatccccagcctcattcagttgttgcaactgcgaacaaaactcaaaacacttgtctttgtcgtcgtcattgagcttctgcactagtctaatctgaatggtttcatagacagcttctgtcgcaggacattCCACActctcattggagccatttcgagttcacgggatgcacgacgcaccgataaTTTAGGAAtacttatgaatgtctctcgtacgcgctccacattcacttcactcacactgggacgtccgcttctctttgccgggcacaagcaacccgtcgtaacaaaTTTGTTATGCcactggtaaatggccttccttcttGGTGGCTTCTaactgtacttggttctaaacatccgttgaacagctgtagaacACTTTTTATTGTCGAACAACAACAGACACCTGAGCTCGCCACGTTAGCGACTAGGGCTGACTATCGACAAAATTACCAAATTACGCCGTGGTGGTATACATGAAACAAACCTTtcaaggtttctcttcaaaatgacacgatatctgtagaatgtttggttcttgtgcagtacATAACTGAATGTGTTCCCGgaatttatgtacaccctgtacattgttttgtatcccgcctggtaggcagcgcatgggtctgctcctgtaaactgaagggtaggctgaatgaaggaagcgaataggagcaggaaaaggtgaagtactgcGGTACTGTGTACAAGTTAAAACTCtttttactggtgtatgaacatgtacaaataatattacttaactttggctgagacgaGCACGTAAGTGCATAGCTGCACAGGCATCAACGGTAACAGCTACTATTAGTttgacaaactatcattgaagcaACTAAAGTAACAAAGTTtgtaatggctagccccctatgaagtagaaactaagttgcttggtcgtcggCTCGGAATCGAATGGGCTAAATCCGGagtggcgctcgtagagctgcacagcgctggCTAGAGGGGCTGTCGTCGGTTTCGGTGTCCAAGTGCCAACCTAAGCACTTGCACCTAcgacgtggcatcgtagctatcgataccacacattgTGTTTTAACTCTCTCATTTCCTCTTAGCGGCAGAGCGGCGGAGTCGTAGTGTGAAGATTTCGGTGTCAGCTGATGCAGCGATGACTCGTGTTGCAGCAATGGGCCTACAGCGTTTTCTTCCATTAAGTACACTGCCcgtgaccgcccccccccccccctccaaattctataagtccctccagatcctcgagctccatgcactctgcctcgccttccatataagcctcccgtcccccacacagatcctctatgacctcattcctttcccccatctgtttCTTTTCCTCGAACGtacccgcatactctacacctcccaccgccttgatccccctcatcccctggttgctcctctcctctccaacccccgccctctaccaagccttcactgttgtgtcgccccctaccctccatctgtaCACATTTGATCTCCTTTccgaaggtggcttccgtcaactccccctcccagttgatgccctctctccctccatttatccctcctatcaactctgatcctcacccccccctccattcctttgtccttttcccgggctccctcttcccctcccccccccatactgttttttccccgcctaccctctctctgcctcccttctctccaccaagtccttttccgttttccttcctctgccttccccattccctctcgcatctacCTTGCTCACCCCTTCTGAGTCCACTCCCttcgccgtccccccccccctctacctttcgttttttcctctcctcccccctttttcttcCCCATCCTCTGTCCATGTCCCCCCTCCCATCTGCCCTTGCCTGTGGCGTGTCATCTTCGTACCGACCTTTTAGCGTAGTGTTCctagtgattgttaagtgttgtgcatcttttccgaagtgttgcgaacggacatcatgctgtcgcagggtgtgatttttttatatctcttgcgaatagtttccagactgtcgccgtgttttttctaattgtctgtctaCTTTTTCCTTGTCTGCTTCcagtgtattttattatcatcatccaccattagttttatgttttaactgtCCACAATTTTCCGACATTTTACATTTTACATCACCGTTgcatcgcctgtttttattgtttcttatcttcttatgttttaaaaattctgtagaagagcggcgtactaagttgctgccagcccgcccccttcttggggaatcgaaatccaataaaggaaaaaaaaaaaaactgccagtgACTCTATCCAGTGGCGGCGTggtcttctccttgtgaattcaTTCGCGTTATTAACAAGCGGCTACGGCCTGGCGTGGAGTGCTCTGTCCCGGAATCGAACCTCTGACCCTCAGGTTCGGCATCTTCTGGCGGAGTTCATCAACCACTAAGTTCACAGGTGACCTATTTGGTGAGGCCGCAGTCCCTTAGTCCTCATCAGCTACCTGGGTAAGTACAACTCGACCTTCCttctggtaacatctgggatggCACCTTCTGCGTTGACCTCTTGACACGATACTGACATCTTCTTCTGTTGATCAGCGTAGCGGCTAAGTCGTCGTAGCGAAGTATGATGTCTGCTGACTAACCATCGATCTGTCcatccaggcgacgtttcttcATATCTTCTTTCTCCCCTCGAAGGACCTCTTCAAAGGACCACCTCAAATGACCCCCCTCACACCCATTTGTCGGAGGTGTTTTTGCCAATGTGGCTAACTGACTCTTCGACCCTGATCTGTGCTTCTCACGTTGGGCTGAAACGTGACCAATGTCGGCACACGTGCCGGCTTTCCATTGTTTTGCCTATATGCTGGTGTGGGCAGGCATTGCCCTGTCGTCCCCGTCCGCGTCGCCAGATACGTCACGCGCGTGACTTCAGTATGCTGACAGTTCCTGGAACATTAACCCTGATGTATGAACAGCTATGGTCGTTGTTCCTTTGAAAACATTGCTCATATGTTCGGTAGTTGATCTATGGAAGTGCTGAATGCTACTGCCCAAACTCCACTGGTCATCGGCCTCCTGAGGTTGGATAGAAACGTGACCAATGTCACACACGTGCCGGCTTCCCTTGTTCGACTACTGCCGCTTCCAAATATTATGGCTCAACGTGGCTAAGTCTCTTAAATGTCCACTTAAACTATAACAAGTCTTTACACAATGTTCTGCTTTTAACAacgataaataacacataatttttATACACAATTGTTATACACTCTACACAATGCCTCAGTCATGGGTTAAGCAGGTAGTAgccttcaaaatagttcaaatggctctaggcactatgggacttaacatctgaggtcatcagtcccctagacttagaactacttaaacctaactaacctaaggacatcacacacatccatgccccaggcaggattcgaacatgagaccgtagcagcagcgtggttccagactgaggctcctaaaccgctcggccaacgcagcTAGTAGACTTCAGGAAATTCTATCAGTcacaaatgagattgcttacaagtcactcatATCACTCATACGGCTCATTCTGTAACAGTCCTCAAGTATGTGTGAGCCGTGCGAGATAGGACTAGCAGAAGATATTAAACGTTTACAGAAAAGAgcagcgcgaatggtcacaggtttgttgacccgtgggagtgtcacagagacggtgaaggaactgaactggaatacACTTGAGTTAGAAAGCCTAGATAAAAAGTTTCGtccaccagctttaaatgatggctTTAGGAAAATACCACAAGCCTCTATGAATCGCTTCCGTTGGGATAgtaaggacaagattagattaattacagcacgcacagaagaATTTAAATTATAATTCTTCAGCCACTACAAACGAGAATGGGCCAGTGGGACGTACCCACTGCCATGAACTTCGGAGTGGTCtgcagtatgtagatgtagagaaagagaGATTTATTTACATCAGATACCAATTTACGTGTTAGAAAGCCTTTCCTGAAGGAATGTGTGTGTAGTTTATCCTTGTGAGGATGTCAAACGTGGACAATAATCAGATCAGACAAGAGGAAAGTAGAAACTTTGCAAAtgtaatggtgaagattagatgcaAACGTATAATATATAGCGAGGCGGTACTGAATCTAGCTGggatgaaaagaaatttatggcacaattcaaATGAAAAAAGGGATTCGTTGATGGGCATCAAGGAATAGTAAGTTTGGTAAGGGCATGTGTTTCTGTATGGTGGAGGGGGTAAGAGTTGTAGAAGGATACATAGacataaatacagaaatacagtaagcaggttcaaatgaatgtagattgcagcagttgaagcggcCTAGaatggatagactagcatggagaattGCAGCGAACAAGTGTTCGAACTGATGATCACCATAACAACAGTAATGAAAAGTAAATAATGAAATCTTAACTAAGTTTCCCACGCTTTCTGAGTACAATAATTAAAAACTAGTATTATCCAGTTGTTTCGCTGGTCGTTTGTTATTTGGCTTTGATAACGTGCTGCCTGTCTCTGAAAATACACGCTCTTAGTGCAGTGATGTGGCTGGCATTGGCAGACAGGGAAATAGGTGACTGCTCCACCTTTTTGTCTTTTGTTGACTGTGTGCTAATGTCTTGCAGTAATTCCAAAAGTCATACACGGTTTCAAGAGAAGAATCAATATCTGGTTCACAATTGCTGGCTCCAGCTGTAGCAGCAAAATTACTTACTGATAAATAGCTTACTGTGGAAATAGCCAGTCCACCAGCTCTAGGATCCTGAAGGTGTACGTAATCGAATTTTGGGTCAAGAAAATACGACACTGCAGCCAAATGGTTATATTCAGTTTGTCCATATTGGTCGCAATCTGCGTTTTCTTTGCTGTTTTAATTCATATTTTACTGCTCTATTATACTTCTGTCAGTGCAGTCATCAGTTATGTGGCCAAAATTTTGGGTACGCAATAAAACTGCAATACATCATTACTAGGATCATTCGATAAGTTGCGTGCTATATGGTAGAGATTTGACTGAAAGTATAATTTCAAAGGTATCGAACAGAAAGTGAAGGAATCAAAATGAAACTACTCGATACCAAGAAGTACCGATACCATTTTCCCTGTCTGTATAACCAGCGTTTCATGCTGTGGGGCTGTTCCCGTGGTGAGAGAAACTCTTCCCATAGGAAGCAACACTACAGTGATGAGAATTTAAGTCAGTCACGGAGAAATGCATCAGCATCGTAATGATTAAGGCGACTGCTTGTGAAAAGCAGGATATCTGGATTCAGTTCATGGACTgggaaaatatttggatgtaaatgGAGAAACAGTTTCATTAAAAAGGTTGGCTGCCCACTCTATGTATTTCGAATCACGCTGATGCTAGATATGACAATTCAATGAACAGCTTTGACGCAACGAAAATAAAACCAGAAAGTCTCACACTTACCAGATACCGAGGAACAGCGTCGGGGAAACTGCAGTCGTAAgtggagccactctgcaacactAGCTGAAAGTGCGCCGTCTGTTTCGAGGTTGCTTGGTGGGAACACACGACACGTGGGGGATTTCCATACATGCGCCTGGGGAGCCCGCTAATCAGAGACTGATAGAGGCGTTCCTCTGTGCGTGTGTCCCCTAGAAGCAACTCTGAATACACCCGGAACGAGCATTTGAATGGGTCATCAATACTGGGCAGCTTAAAATCAAAGCGCCCTGCTTTAGTACCAGTTTGGCAAACAATGGTGGGGTATCCTGGAAATCTGAGATACAACCTTCCATTGTCATGAAGAAAACGACATTTCACTGGACGATTCTCATTAGGGCGCTGTACTCTCAGTTGGAAATATTCGTCTGGTAACTGTGAACTGGTTGTGCAGTACATTTCAGTGTGAGTAAAAATGCTTAACCATCCGGTTATGAAAGTGAAAAGGTAAGGAAGACTGTCTCTTATCAGTTTCAAATTGGTATCTACCGTTGCGTTTCCTTCGAACCAGCATGTGTAGGGCGAGTATCCGCGCGGTAGATTGACACAAAAGGTCGAGTGGCCTCTGCTGTCACATTCGCCATTCTTCGACTCACAAATGAGGGGTGGAACATTCACTATGAAAAAGACTAGGGCGTCCTCGGGCCTAGAAGGGAAATACTGGAATCCTGACTTCTCGAAGTAATCTCTAGCGTTGCGGCCGCTCGAGACGGCGGCCATCGTCAGCAGCAGAAGGCTGCAAGACCTCCCTGAGCTCTTCATGGCGCACTGAACTCTGCCACTGCCTGCTCCTCGGGGTGCGAGGACAGTGCTGTGCAATAAATGCGGCGCCCTACGTCACAGCTGTGCGTAACTGTGTTAGCTTTTGTTTCTGAGTTTGTCCGCTGCCCCAGTTTCCTGAGAGCGAGTATTGTGGCTGACGTCACCGCAGCTGCTGCGGACGCTGTGAGCCGGTGTAGCCGCTGTCTCCCAGGCGTATAGCTTACGGGCGCCGTgtgacttttgttttgtttttgtgcttacttTTTGTGACTGAGTGCCATGTGCGTCAGAGTTAACTGAATGACATTACCCCCCAACACTATGTCCAACTAAACTGTACCAGGCGGGGAGGTGCCTTTGAGGCGTGCGGGCGGATGGCCTCTCCTCAAatcggacatatatatatatatatatatatatatatatatatatatatatatatatatatatatatatatatatatattacctgaTCAGGGTCGACATCTTTGGTcgtgaactgtttttcgatctggaGGGCGGGTCGCATTGTCGAATCTTTCATTACGGATACTGTATAGAAACTTCTAAAGTACCAGAGTATACTGCGTATTAGGCGTAAcaaaagcatagggctatagatagagatgtGATGAAGGAAACGCGTTTGGGTGTCAACAGGATAATGTGTGAAGCGTTCAATGACTGCCGTAGGAGAATAATGtccaatgatctttcacaaaacctaaagaaataCTGGTCGTATGAAAAcgctattagtggcaccaaagttaatgtccagtccctgacgaatgagacaggaattgaaactATGGATAACATAGCAAAAGCTGAAGTGGTTAGCACCGTTTTAAAAAGTTCCCTTATAAAGGAAAGCCGAGgataactgccccaatttaatccctgTACCACCGAAAAGGTGAGCGAAGTAAGTATTGGTATCAGCGattttgagaaacagttgaaatagtTAAAAGTGAACAAAATTCCAGGGCCGAATGAAATCTCTATCAAATTCTTTACTGTACTGACGACCCTTCTGATTATAATTTATTGTAGATTCTGTGTACAAAAAACCGTACCCAGTTCTTGGAAGGAAGCAcatgtcacacccatctacaagatggGTAGTTGTAGtgatccttgacatcgatttgttgtagaatcttagaacatattttgagctcaaaaaTAATGATGCATTTCAAAGAGAATGACCTCCTCCGtgctaaccagcatggattccgaaaacatcgaccatGTGAAACACGAATCGCACTTTTTGTACATGACGTACTGATAGATTTGGATTGAGGCAGTGAGGTACATGCAGTATTTTTTGAGttcctaaaagcatttgactcagtactgcacctacacttattgttaaaagtacgatcatatggggtatcaatcgaaatttgtgactggatttgatAGGGATgacgcagcatattatcttggatggagagtaatcgtcagatgtagaagtaacttgggTGTGGCCCAGGGTAGGGTGTTGAGACCCTTTCTGTTGATGTTGTATGTTGATAACCTTGTGGACAATAATAGTAGTAAcatcaggatttttgcagatgatgcatttatctgtaatgaagttctgtctgaagaaatgtacataaatattcagtcagctactgataagatttcaaagtggttcaaagattggcagcttgctttaagtaatcgaaaatgtaaaattgtacacttgacAAAACGAAATAACATGGAATCCTGTGATAATAATATCAGTGACTCACTGTTGgataactcgtacaaatacctgtacataacaatttgtagggatatgaaacggaaagATCACATAAGCTATGTCATGGGTAAAATAGGGGGTAGagatcggtttattggtagaatactgggaaagtgctatGAGTCTACAAAGAAAGTGCCGACAAATCACGGATACTTCCgatcctagaatgttgctcaagtgtgttgcaaccgtaccagataggactgatagcggatactgaaagtatacagagaagggcagcacgaatgtagAGTCATACCCACCGCCATGTGGGATCTCAACTCGCCCAAGCGATAAATGCGTGAGAGCATAGACCTACAGTTTATTCAGCCGTGCAGGAtcgttaagtcacatcatctatctTGTGTTGCGAAAATGCCTTCTCTGTAACAAACAACAGTGCTTATGAACAGATGCGACGACGTCAAGAACAGCACGACCTGTGAGCATGGCCATCATTGTTGTTGTTTCCCTTGATGCGGCAGTAGAAAGAACCGACAGTGGTGTACCCAGCAAGAACTTAGGATCGGGCGTCATGGGGGTGGTGGCAATTGGTACACATTAAGACCTCCTCCAGTTCGCATGGATCATAATAAAGATAGCAGATGTCGTATTTGTGATGTGTCAAGATCAGTGACTGTGCCCTAATATTGAGGTCTCTGTGAGTTTGTGGAAGATAACAAAAGACCGAATGTAGACCATGCCTTTCTGATCTGCCACCATCCACGGAAAACATCTGGTCACGGGTTACCGAGAGGCTGACAAGGAAAGAAAAACGGAAAAACAGTCACTAAAACGAATGAACTCTGGAACAGAGTAGGTAGAGCACGGGATGACTATTCGATTACCGACCTGTCTACAGCTGTTGTTAATGCCAGAGATGGCAGTTCTGTGCACTAACTGTACACCCTGAGATCACCTACAAATTTTGAACTTGTATTACTCATACTCTCGTATGGAGCCCCGTGAAGGTTAGAGGCTCGACAGAGTAGATGGATTTTAAGGCACCATGGCTGCGCAGCACTGCTCGCTCAGTGAGTGCACCACAACTTGCGCTGGATGAACGTGGAGGACGATAGCGTTTCATGCAGCAGGTATACACTTGGGTGAGATAGCGATATGGACTCGTGCAGGTGGCAGTAGTattgcgttcacaaggtataaaagggcagtgcattggcgaagctatcatttctactcaggtgattcttgtgaaacggTTTGTGATGTGAGTATAGAAACAcgaaggaaattaacagactttgaagacgggatgctagttggagctagacgcatggggcattccatttcggaaatagcacttcaatattccgatatccacagtgtcaacagtgtcaagagtgtgccgagaacaccagatttcagtcattacctcccatcacggacaacgcagcgccCGACAGCTTTCGCTTcatgaccgagaacagcggcgtttgcgtagagttgtcggtgctaacagacaagcgacactgcgtgaaatgatcGCAGagcgtgggatgtacgacgaacgtatcccatAGGATAGTGCGCCGAAatgtgccgttaatgggctatggcagcaaattatcgactcgagtgcctttgctacaaCACGACGTCGTCTGCAGCACCTATCGTGACCACATCGGCTGGACCATAGACAACTGCAaatccgtggcctagtcagatgagtcacgatttcagttagtaacaccTGACGGCAGGGTTCAAATGTAGTGCAGATCCCGCAAAGAAATGGACCCAAGTTAACTACAAGGCACCGTGAAAgctagtggtgactccataattCTGTTGGCTATGTTTACGTGTAATGAACTGGGCCCTcttgtcaaactgaaccgatcattgactggaaataggcATGTTCGGGTACTTAGAGACAATTCTtatccattcatgaacttcatcctCCCAAACAAGGATGCGCCATGTTACTGGCCACAATTATagtttttaagaacattctggacaattagagcgaatggtttggccaccaagatcgccctaCACGAATTCCGTCCAACATttatggacataatcgagagttcaggttaatgcacaaaattctgcaccggcaacccttccgcaattatggtcggctgtagaggcagcatggctcagtattcctggaGGGGACtttcaaagacttgttgagtccatttcaCGTCGGGTTgccgcactacgccgagcaaaagaaggtccgacacgattatAGGAAGTAAGGCATTACTTTTGCCACCTCAGCCATGGGCGGCCACTCAGCGCACAAATGGTCAGTTTATCGTCAGATCAATCATCACTGTACTAGGACTGTTTGATAACTACCTTGCTTGTCATACGGTTACTCGCTTTTGTCGCGTCTTGGATTTGTCTCTCCGCAAATCTGGGTCTTGTCGAAGTCCTTGTGGCAAAGGCTTTGCTTAGCGCCTCGCTGTCCTCTAACTTCTTTGTCCTTGTccttgtctgttgtgttttcctcaGTTTCACTCGCCTAACTTTAGTCTGGCGCACTCTTTCGCAGGCGGGTCTCCCACCTAAAGCTTTCCTCGTTTCTTCATTTCTTCTGGAGCACCGACGTGTGTACCGAAATCCAGCTACGGACGTTTATAGCTGTATTATATGCACGGAAACCAAAATTTAGTTGTTTGCTGCGCTTCCTGAAGTATCATTTCCAATGGCCAATGGTTTGTACTACGTACGTCACAGTTGTTTTTCAGCTTTTCTTTCCGTTCCAGTTACTTGTTAAGAGGAAATCTCGTGGAGGGGGGACGGGGAGGATGGGAGGGAAGTATCACACTGTGAGTGGCAGCGTCCTTTGTCAGGTGGAATTATTCAAATTTCCCGCTATTCCCATCGCATTTATAGGAGTTTTTACACAAGTTCTCTCCATGATACATAACTCCACTCCTTTCTGTTCTTTCATTATTTCTGCAAAGATAGTGCAATTCTTGTCGCTGTTCTCTCCGAGTATTCGA
This window contains:
- the LOC126204465 gene encoding uncharacterized protein LOC126204465 isoform X2, encoding MKSSGRSCSLLLLTMAAVSSGRNARDYFEKSGFQYFPSRPEDALVFFIVNVPPLICESKNGECDSRGHSTFCVNLPRGYSPYTCWFEGNATVDTNLKLIRDSLPYLFTFITGWLSIFTHTEMYCTTSSQLPDEYFQLRVQRPNENRPVKCRFLHDNGRLYLRFPGYPTIVCQTGTKAGRFDFKLPSIDDPFKCSFRVYSELLLGDTRTEERLYQSLISGLPRRMYGNPPRVVCSHQATSKQTAHFQLVLQSGSTYDCSFPDAVPRYLPQPENTPRD
- the LOC126204465 gene encoding uncharacterized protein LOC126204465 isoform X1; translation: MKSSGRSCSLLLLTMAAVSSGRNARDYFEKSGFQYFPSRPEDALVFFIVNVPPLICESKNGECDSRGHSTFCVNLPRGYSPYTCWFEGNATVDTNLKLIRDSLPYLFTFITGWLSIFTHTEMYCTTSSQLPDEYFQLRVQRPNENRPVKCRFLHDNGRLYLRFPGYPTIVCQTGTKAGRFDFKLPSIDDPFKCSFRVYSELLLGDTRTEERLYQSLISGLPRRMYGNPPRVVCSHQATSKQTAHFQLVLQSGSTYDCSFPDAVPRYLLEPRHRNDRPAPIA